Proteins encoded together in one Terriglobia bacterium window:
- a CDS encoding anion permease — translation MTTFQGHQDGGLRNSRARILVFSLALVLTIALWFYPSSIQPDARHALAVSLLVLIMWVARILPHAITGLIGCYLFWTVVRVPSSTAFGGFTNISAWFVFATGLFGLMMTKTRLAHRLAGWLMGRSGLSYSRLVLSFLLTSLLLNFLVPSGIARVIILAGIGLGVVSSRGWGPEDLPARGLFVALTFSSTLFDKLMITGGSTIVAQGIIEKVGRASVYWSQWFFAMFPALVVSLLACWLVIVWLFPADPLKSGSSQGPSGAGQRQREAWGSVEKRCAILLVAALLLWVTDFIHHIHPAVVALGIALVATLPRIGVLEPEDLKQINFLPFIFTASALSLGDGLMKTGALAVVTQALTFCWGPWAYSFLPSAIVLYWTSFSYHLLVPSDPTTLATSMPTVMNFALAHHWNPVAAGLVWTLALTGKIFVYQSGATIAGFSFGYFQARDFLKVGLCLAVVEFLVLLILLVWYWPLIGLIRY, via the coding sequence ATGACGACATTCCAAGGCCACCAAGATGGGGGGTTGAGGAACTCGCGGGCGAGGATTCTTGTTTTCAGTCTGGCACTCGTGCTGACCATTGCCCTGTGGTTCTATCCTTCCTCGATCCAACCCGACGCCCGACACGCGCTCGCAGTCAGTCTTCTCGTGCTGATCATGTGGGTGGCCCGGATACTTCCCCACGCGATCACCGGACTCATCGGATGTTATCTCTTCTGGACCGTGGTCAGGGTACCTTCTTCCACCGCGTTCGGGGGATTCACCAATATTTCGGCCTGGTTTGTTTTCGCGACAGGGCTCTTCGGCCTGATGATGACGAAGACGCGCCTTGCCCATCGATTGGCGGGATGGCTGATGGGCCGCTCCGGGCTGTCTTATTCCCGGCTTGTTCTGAGTTTTCTTCTGACGAGTCTTCTGTTGAACTTCCTGGTTCCCTCCGGGATCGCCCGCGTGATCATCCTGGCGGGAATCGGTCTTGGAGTCGTCTCCTCGCGGGGCTGGGGACCGGAGGACCTGCCGGCACGAGGCCTCTTTGTCGCACTCACCTTCTCTTCCACCCTCTTCGACAAATTAATGATCACGGGGGGTTCGACGATTGTGGCCCAGGGGATCATTGAAAAGGTCGGGCGGGCGTCGGTCTATTGGAGTCAGTGGTTTTTTGCCATGTTTCCGGCCCTCGTCGTCAGCCTTCTTGCTTGCTGGCTGGTCATTGTGTGGCTCTTTCCCGCGGATCCCCTCAAATCAGGATCCAGCCAAGGGCCTTCGGGGGCAGGGCAGCGGCAGAGGGAAGCCTGGGGCTCCGTCGAAAAGCGATGCGCCATTCTTCTTGTAGCAGCCCTCCTTCTTTGGGTGACCGACTTCATCCATCATATCCATCCCGCGGTGGTGGCGCTGGGGATTGCTCTCGTGGCCACCTTGCCACGAATCGGGGTGTTGGAACCGGAGGATCTGAAACAGATCAACTTCCTCCCCTTCATTTTTACGGCTTCCGCATTGAGCCTGGGTGACGGATTAATGAAGACGGGCGCCCTGGCCGTGGTCACACAAGCACTCACCTTTTGCTGGGGGCCGTGGGCCTACAGCTTCCTGCCGTCTGCCATTGTGTTGTACTGGACCTCCTTTTCCTATCACCTCCTGGTCCCGAGCGATCCAACCACCCTTGCCACCTCGATGCCGACGGTAATGAACTTTGCATTGGCACACCACTGGAATCCCGTGGCCGCAGGATTGGTTTGGACGCTCGCCCTGACGGGAAAGATTTTCGTTTACCAGTCCGGTGCAACGATCGCCGGGTTCTCGTTCGGTTATTTTCAGGCCCGCGATTTCTTGAAGGTCGGACTCTGCCTGGCGGTGGTTGAATTTCTGGTTCTTCTGATTCTGCTGGTGTGGTACTGGCCGCTCATCGGCCTGATACGGTATTGA
- a CDS encoding type III PLP-dependent enzyme: MKKELLDLAKKHGTPLFILDHNKLRENYRRFKKCQPRVQCYYAVKANSHPEIIKTLFNEGCSFDVASYNEFMQIHKYVRGFEKKDKEFFIWDKIIFSNTIKDWRTLRKIKRYRPLVTYDNSDELKKIRKHCASAGLVLRLKVPDTGSQVEMSSKFGAETGDAHRLIRQAFEAGMVVEGLSFHVGSQCTNFDNYTAALAITSDIFHEARRQGYNLNIVDIGGGFPVPYDSQVPRFEELAAIINAECERLFPKDIEIIAEPGRFMVATAATLITEIIGKARREGKVFYHINDGVYQTFSGVVYDHWIPNFRSFRRGKEEVCAVVGPTCDSFDKISLSVQLPGNLEIGDYLFTENIGAYSTASSTTFNGFDGAKIIHQC; this comes from the coding sequence ATGAAAAAGGAACTCCTCGATTTAGCTAAAAAGCATGGAACGCCTCTGTTTATTCTCGATCACAACAAATTGAGGGAAAACTACCGGAGGTTCAAGAAATGCCAGCCTCGGGTGCAATGCTATTACGCGGTCAAGGCCAATTCACATCCGGAGATCATCAAGACGTTGTTCAATGAAGGCTGCAGCTTCGATGTCGCTTCTTATAATGAGTTCATGCAGATTCACAAGTACGTCCGGGGTTTTGAGAAAAAAGACAAGGAATTCTTCATCTGGGACAAGATCATTTTTTCAAACACGATCAAAGACTGGAGGACCTTGCGGAAGATCAAACGTTACCGGCCCCTGGTGACGTATGACAACAGCGATGAGCTGAAGAAAATCAGGAAGCACTGCGCTTCGGCCGGGCTGGTATTGAGACTCAAAGTCCCGGATACCGGCTCCCAGGTCGAGATGAGCTCAAAATTCGGGGCCGAAACCGGCGATGCCCATCGCCTGATCCGGCAGGCTTTTGAGGCCGGAATGGTGGTGGAAGGATTGAGCTTCCATGTCGGAAGCCAGTGCACGAATTTTGACAATTACACCGCAGCCCTGGCCATTACGTCCGATATCTTCCATGAAGCCAGGAGACAAGGTTACAACCTGAACATTGTCGACATCGGTGGAGGTTTCCCCGTGCCGTACGACAGCCAGGTTCCCCGGTTCGAAGAGCTGGCGGCCATAATTAATGCGGAATGCGAACGCCTTTTTCCCAAGGACATTGAGATTATTGCGGAACCGGGACGATTCATGGTGGCGACCGCCGCAACGTTGATCACAGAAATCATCGGGAAGGCCCGGCGTGAGGGGAAGGTCTTTTACCACATCAATGACGGGGTTTACCAAACGTTTTCCGGCGTGGTTTACGATCATTGGATTCCCAACTTCCGCTCGTTCAGACGCGGGAAGGAAGAAGTGTGTGCCGTCGTCGGCCCCACCTGCGACAGCTTTGACAAGATTTCCCTATCAGTACAACTTCCGGGAAATCTGGAAATTGGGGACTATCTCTTTACGGAAAATATCGGGGCCTATAGCACGGCTTCCTCAACCACGTTCAATGGGTTTGACGGTGCGAAAATCATTCATCAATGCTAG
- a CDS encoding serine/threonine protein kinase, which produces MNTRSDGPTKDDTLDPALEHERRVAAALAEYVDLAARSEAADIDQFCRRYPEIASDLRAALDTLALFDSIDPDTEPPGVEQVPERLSGHRILKELGAGGMARVFLAADETLGRTVAIKVLKDHFAGNEEIRKRFMQEARALARLSHPNVVHIYYLGPAGEPPHFVMEYVEGATLTEAASALSLKQKAELMRKVAVAAHFLHQHQIVHRDLKPGNILVGADLEPKLLDFGLARQVEGLEKALTSHGEVMGTPGYFSPEQARGETPLDARSDIFSLGTILYELLTGTLPFRADDLRGQVHSICDEEPVLPRRLNGDIPGELQNICMLALEKRPADRYATAREMADDLERFLVDEPVLAAPSSYARRMAGKIEQHVRELEGWRQDHILSDYEFDSLKKGYDRLTEREDAWIMEVRRLSLPQVALYLGAWTLVVGAGLLFLFRYLNLTGTAAVLVVAGATLPTGYYGIRCWMAGRVRISVAYLLSFCLLLPITLLVAMSEYHLCSWYSRGRQDLEFFLQFGNFKGTTNAQMWWALFLSLPAYVALRRFTRSSVFSLVISLGVALLYVITLLRMGMLDWLNDDPGRIYLRLIPAALLFFVVAHVLERLRSPGDSRYFYPLAVLFTYVALSGVAGFHKPYAQWLERTAPWTRGQVEYLFIINAAIYFWLTLTCDRFRTPQLRTVGKAFRFVIPGHVLFPLLLLGLEATRLWGQSPGSLALHREARIFEVLLPATASLFVFLSVPKQMKNYLGSGMLFLAIGIVRLQQNWLKNKVVWPIFLLVVGVLVMLLAARYAAVRVTLRRLWRRARRASNPQSE; this is translated from the coding sequence ATGAACACAAGGTCGGACGGCCCAACGAAGGACGACACCCTCGACCCGGCGCTGGAACACGAGCGAAGAGTTGCCGCCGCCCTGGCGGAATACGTGGATCTCGCCGCCCGATCGGAGGCCGCAGATATCGACCAATTCTGCCGGCGCTATCCCGAGATCGCATCCGACCTGCGTGCTGCTCTCGATACGCTCGCCCTGTTTGATTCGATCGACCCGGACACTGAACCGCCCGGAGTTGAGCAGGTTCCGGAGCGCCTTTCAGGGCATCGCATCCTGAAGGAGCTGGGGGCCGGAGGGATGGCCCGTGTGTTCCTGGCCGCCGACGAGACCCTCGGGCGCACTGTCGCCATCAAGGTGCTCAAGGATCACTTTGCGGGAAACGAGGAGATTCGGAAGCGGTTCATGCAGGAAGCGCGGGCGCTGGCACGGCTCAGCCACCCGAACGTCGTCCATATCTACTACCTCGGCCCGGCAGGCGAACCTCCCCACTTTGTCATGGAATATGTCGAGGGGGCCACGCTCACCGAGGCTGCCAGCGCGCTCTCCCTCAAACAGAAGGCAGAGTTGATGCGCAAGGTCGCTGTGGCCGCGCACTTCCTCCACCAGCATCAAATTGTCCACCGCGATTTGAAACCCGGAAACATCCTGGTGGGAGCGGATCTGGAACCGAAGCTGCTTGACTTCGGCCTTGCGCGGCAGGTGGAGGGGCTGGAAAAGGCACTCACCAGTCACGGCGAGGTCATGGGGACACCCGGGTACTTTTCGCCGGAACAGGCCCGCGGAGAAACCCCTCTCGATGCTCGAAGCGATATTTTTTCCCTCGGAACGATCCTCTATGAGCTGTTGACCGGGACCCTCCCCTTCCGTGCCGACGATTTACGCGGACAAGTGCATAGCATCTGTGACGAAGAGCCGGTGCTTCCGAGAAGGTTGAACGGCGACATCCCCGGCGAGCTTCAGAACATCTGCATGCTGGCGCTCGAGAAGCGTCCCGCCGACCGCTATGCCACCGCGCGGGAAATGGCGGACGACCTGGAACGGTTCCTGGTGGATGAACCGGTGCTGGCGGCCCCCAGCTCGTATGCAAGGCGAATGGCGGGGAAGATCGAACAACATGTGCGCGAACTGGAGGGATGGAGGCAGGACCACATCCTGTCGGACTATGAGTTTGATTCCTTGAAGAAGGGCTACGACCGCCTCACCGAGCGCGAGGATGCCTGGATCATGGAGGTGCGGCGGCTGTCGTTGCCACAGGTGGCGCTCTACCTGGGTGCCTGGACCCTGGTGGTGGGAGCCGGCCTGCTTTTCCTGTTCCGCTACTTGAACCTCACCGGCACGGCGGCCGTCCTGGTGGTCGCGGGGGCGACGCTGCCCACCGGATATTACGGAATCCGGTGCTGGATGGCCGGCCGCGTCCGCATCTCGGTGGCGTACCTTCTCTCCTTCTGCCTGCTGCTGCCCATCACGCTGCTGGTCGCCATGAGTGAATACCACCTTTGCTCATGGTACTCACGAGGAAGGCAAGACCTCGAGTTCTTTCTCCAGTTCGGGAATTTCAAGGGAACCACCAACGCCCAGATGTGGTGGGCTTTGTTTCTTTCGCTGCCTGCCTATGTGGCCCTCCGCCGGTTCACCCGCTCCTCCGTTTTCTCCCTCGTTATTTCTCTAGGCGTGGCGCTGCTGTACGTTATCACCTTGCTTCGCATGGGAATGTTGGACTGGTTAAACGACGATCCGGGACGGATCTACTTGCGCTTGATCCCGGCGGCATTACTGTTTTTCGTGGTCGCCCATGTGTTGGAGCGTTTGCGGTCTCCTGGCGACTCCCGTTATTTCTATCCCCTTGCTGTCCTATTTACCTATGTCGCCCTCAGCGGTGTGGCGGGCTTCCACAAACCCTACGCCCAATGGTTGGAGCGAACTGCGCCCTGGACGCGCGGGCAGGTGGAATATCTCTTCATCATCAATGCCGCCATTTACTTTTGGCTCACTCTGACCTGTGATCGATTCCGCACCCCCCAACTGCGCACCGTCGGGAAGGCTTTCCGTTTCGTCATCCCCGGCCACGTACTTTTTCCGTTGCTCCTGTTGGGTCTCGAGGCGACCCGTCTTTGGGGGCAATCCCCCGGAAGTCTGGCCCTGCATCGCGAAGCCCGTATCTTCGAAGTTCTCCTTCCAGCGACTGCGAGCCTGTTCGTGTTTCTGAGCGTTCCCAAGCAGATGAAGAACTATCTCGGATCCGGGATGCTCTTCCTGGCGATCGGAATCGTCCGGTTGCAACAGAACTGGCTCAAGAACAAGGTGGTTTGGCCGATCTTTCTGCTCGTCGTCGGAGTCCTCGTGATGCTCCTGGCAGCCCGCTACGCAGCCGTGCGCGTCACCCTCCGACGTTTGTGGCGACGAGCCCGCCGAGCCTCCAACCCCCAATCGGAATAG
- a CDS encoding sigma-70 family RNA polymerase sigma factor — protein sequence MSQNQLATSTFDLLARVRAGDESAFTLLFHKYSSRLAVLIRYKLSVEMRARVEVDDILQETFLEASRSLSDFTYRNPGSFMNWLARIADHVIIDNARYQQRQKRQPEARVARDSDSRSPNAEPRDSVTPSQIFARKELFHHVIALLDGLPEDYRTVILLAKVEGKSTQEIAERMNRSREAVAVLLHRATQRLKELKDSAGEP from the coding sequence ATGTCCCAGAACCAGCTCGCCACTTCAACGTTTGACTTGTTGGCACGCGTGCGCGCGGGCGACGAGTCGGCCTTTACGTTGCTGTTTCACAAATACAGTTCGCGCCTCGCCGTCCTGATCCGGTATAAACTGAGTGTGGAGATGCGCGCGCGGGTCGAGGTGGACGATATCCTTCAAGAAACGTTCCTGGAGGCGAGCCGAAGCCTTTCCGATTTCACTTATCGGAACCCGGGAAGTTTCATGAATTGGCTGGCACGCATCGCCGACCACGTCATCATCGACAACGCGCGATACCAGCAGCGGCAGAAGCGTCAGCCGGAAGCGCGGGTCGCTCGCGACTCGGACAGCCGCTCTCCGAATGCCGAGCCCAGGGACTCCGTCACGCCGAGCCAGATTTTCGCCCGAAAAGAACTTTTCCATCATGTCATCGCGCTGCTCGACGGGCTCCCCGAAGACTACCGCACGGTCATTCTCCTGGCCAAGGTTGAGGGGAAATCGACCCAGGAGATCGCGGAACGGATGAACCGGTCGCGAGAAGCGGTGGCCGTTCTTCTCCACCGGGCCACGCAGCGCCTCAAAGAATTGAAGGATTCAGCGGGAGAGCCATGA
- the speY gene encoding deoxyhypusine synthase, with the protein MPNKRPECPGKDKYLAGKRILPEPISKETDIARLIDNMDAYNGGRLRAACHLIKNEYSKEDVTVGLSLAGALIPAGLGRSAIIPLMNHGFVDWIASTGANMYHDLHFAFNMPMHRGSHTVDDVDLRDKGITRIYDILFDYEDVLMETDRRLRKIMVRPEFQKEMGTREFYHHLGKVMNEHEQKNKLGEVSVVAAAYRNGIPVFTSSPGDSTIGMNVAGLELLAEAAGLRDLFKLKINPSIDVNDSTAIILNAKRYEKGRTAVILAGGGSPKNFMLQTEPQIQEVLMIPEVGQDYDINITDARPDTGGLSGAPPSEAASWGKLDPTKLDESVTAYMDVTVALPLIAAYVCQTTRPKKLKRLYDRGQELHEKLIESYLENNREVEDLKALIKKLSA; encoded by the coding sequence ATGCCAAACAAGAGACCGGAGTGCCCAGGGAAAGACAAGTACCTCGCGGGGAAGAGGATCCTGCCCGAGCCGATTTCGAAAGAGACCGACATCGCCCGATTGATTGACAACATGGATGCCTACAACGGCGGTCGATTGAGGGCGGCCTGCCACTTAATAAAAAATGAGTATTCCAAGGAGGATGTGACCGTGGGTTTGAGTCTGGCGGGCGCATTGATCCCTGCCGGACTGGGCCGTTCCGCCATCATTCCTTTGATGAACCATGGGTTCGTCGACTGGATCGCCTCCACCGGCGCCAACATGTACCACGATCTGCATTTTGCTTTCAATATGCCGATGCACCGCGGCAGCCATACCGTGGATGATGTCGACTTGAGGGATAAGGGTATCACCCGGATCTATGACATCCTGTTCGACTATGAGGATGTCTTGATGGAAACGGACCGGAGGTTGCGGAAGATCATGGTGAGACCTGAATTTCAGAAGGAGATGGGGACGAGAGAGTTTTATCATCACCTCGGCAAGGTGATGAATGAACACGAGCAGAAGAACAAACTAGGAGAAGTCAGTGTGGTGGCCGCAGCCTACCGGAACGGGATCCCGGTCTTCACCTCCTCTCCCGGGGATTCCACCATTGGCATGAATGTCGCGGGCCTGGAGCTGCTGGCCGAAGCGGCGGGTTTGCGGGATTTGTTCAAACTGAAAATCAACCCCAGCATTGACGTCAACGATTCAACCGCCATCATCCTGAACGCCAAACGGTATGAGAAGGGAAGAACGGCTGTCATCCTGGCGGGAGGCGGAAGCCCGAAGAACTTCATGCTTCAGACCGAGCCGCAAATTCAGGAGGTCCTCATGATCCCGGAAGTCGGTCAGGATTACGACATCAACATCACCGATGCGCGGCCGGACACGGGCGGCTTGTCGGGCGCCCCGCCCAGCGAGGCGGCCAGCTGGGGGAAGCTCGATCCGACGAAACTGGATGAAAGCGTGACCGCCTACATGGATGTTACGGTGGCGCTCCCGTTGATAGCGGCCTACGTCTGTCAGACGACCCGGCCCAAGAAACTGAAACGGTTGTATGACCGCGGCCAGGAACTCCATGAGAAGCTGATCGAGTCCTATCTTGAGAACAACCGGGAGGTGGAAGATCTTAAAGCCCTGATCAAGAAACTGTCGGCTTAA
- a CDS encoding DUF3857 domain-containing protein: MNSLFINLTRRLCLILACTLSVISYAADGTQFWDKPHFSTDPTALYHAASASTLAPGVDVYVLVDEERYVFEADGRAVHTRYLVYKVLTKEGAEQWDEISLGWAPWHEDRPLIRARVITPDQTVHLLDEKAILDAPSGENQGDIYSDRRVIRAPLPAIAPGSLVEEEDSSTKRPVFVGAGIVGGFGFGRGVPVEHSRLVLDAPTSLAVRYRLQLLPDLKPQRVEQDGRVRITFDSGFLEALDPADNNLPSDMAAYPHVSFSTGSSWQQVAEEYDKIVDNRMSAASIKPLTEKLTAGKTSRPDKAAALLEFLNHEVRYTGVELGDAAIVPQSPADTLKHKYGDCKDKATLLVAMLRASEIPAYVAVLNVGPGEDVSPDLPGMSVFDHAIVFVPGSPDLWIDATDEYARLGQLPSQDQGRLALIVRPGTNSLLRTPESSSDDNRLVERREFYLAENGPARIVEISEPHGSLESQYRRYYADQENKDRKKGLTEYVKAQYLADKLEKLDRSDPSDLSKQFRLELEVVKAKRAYTELDGAVAAIRLDTLYDRLPRELQQREEEPNKSTETSTGKPKKKRTADYQLGHAFATEWQYTIFPPAGFRPKPLPPNVKLSLGPAVLTEEFSGDKGGVVHALIRFDTVKRRLSVSEATEMRNRIAQSHEERAILIYFEPVARALFNEGKVRESFQAYRDLVAQHPKEAVHHLQIAGALLAAGMGEAAREEARLAVRLEPGSALAQKTLAEILEHDLVGRNLRHGSDYAGAVAASRAAEKLDPDDKAIAGNLAILLEYNRDGMRYGPGAMLKESIAEYQSLSREELTRLGLQNNLAYTLMYAGEFAEARKNAEPLNPPPTALIVACEAALNGPQAGMTEANKRSNGEAELKQTLKTAGEMLFNLRKYSTAADLMSAGAAGDTASQTVALASTLRKLRPHESLHFSDDPSGTVLQFFLALTNEDLNMEKILSFASRNGRAGMLLDDKEEPDKSLKEARELRRTLKRSGLSIDVMIDLMMQNIEPKAEGDDASGYRVTLRIPGTKDMPMFVVKEEGKYKVLDSSKDPNALGLELLDRLAVNNLAGARVLLDWLREAQHLEGGDDPLAGTAFPRLWTRGKEADANQMRRAAAAILVQTKSTSQQGVSILEAARNSAGSDAEKLNIAIGLLQGYNNLEDYEGLFKVSSELAKLYPESRRAFLDESLALLGLRRFQDADKGANERLKRMPGDLDAMRVLVGSAVAREDYVLAHDLGRKIVDAGKAEFQDLNSLAWSALYTGKVVNDDIEDAIKASQMSKNDAHVLHTLGCVYAEVGKTKEARELLIQAMDLLNLDEPDPDYWYAFGRIAEQYGVREVALANYARVEKPKKARAIPGSSYRLAQNRLKNLGSPANEPTPNVK; encoded by the coding sequence GTGAATAGTTTATTCATCAATTTGACGCGGCGGCTTTGTCTTATTCTCGCTTGTACCCTGAGTGTGATCTCCTACGCGGCTGACGGCACACAATTCTGGGACAAGCCGCATTTCTCGACTGATCCGACGGCTCTGTACCATGCCGCTTCGGCGAGCACTCTTGCCCCGGGTGTAGATGTTTACGTGCTCGTGGATGAAGAGCGTTACGTATTCGAGGCGGACGGGAGGGCGGTTCATACACGGTATCTCGTCTACAAAGTCCTTACAAAAGAAGGGGCAGAACAATGGGATGAAATTTCTCTGGGATGGGCACCCTGGCACGAAGATCGCCCCCTCATCCGGGCTCGGGTCATTACGCCGGACCAGACCGTCCATCTCCTCGACGAGAAAGCGATCCTTGATGCACCCTCCGGAGAGAATCAGGGCGACATTTACAGTGACCGGCGTGTGATTCGCGCTCCCTTACCTGCCATCGCACCGGGCTCGCTGGTTGAGGAAGAGGATAGCTCGACCAAAAGGCCGGTCTTTGTCGGCGCAGGGATTGTGGGGGGCTTCGGCTTTGGACGCGGGGTTCCGGTGGAGCACTCCCGCCTGGTCCTGGATGCGCCCACCTCTCTTGCGGTTCGGTATCGCCTGCAATTACTGCCTGATCTGAAGCCGCAGCGCGTCGAACAGGATGGTCGCGTGCGAATTACCTTCGATTCCGGATTTCTTGAGGCACTCGATCCGGCGGATAACAATCTGCCCAGCGATATGGCGGCCTATCCGCATGTGTCCTTTTCAACGGGGAGCTCATGGCAGCAGGTGGCTGAAGAATACGACAAGATTGTCGACAACAGAATGTCGGCCGCAAGTATCAAGCCGTTGACGGAAAAACTGACTGCAGGAAAAACCTCGCGTCCGGACAAGGCCGCGGCCCTTCTCGAGTTCTTGAATCATGAAGTCAGGTATACCGGAGTGGAATTGGGTGATGCCGCCATCGTTCCCCAATCCCCTGCTGACACCCTGAAACACAAATATGGCGATTGCAAGGATAAGGCGACCTTGTTGGTTGCGATGTTGCGGGCTTCGGAAATCCCTGCGTATGTGGCAGTGCTTAATGTAGGACCGGGAGAGGATGTCTCGCCCGACCTTCCGGGGATGAGCGTGTTTGATCATGCCATTGTCTTTGTTCCCGGGAGTCCAGACCTGTGGATCGACGCCACCGATGAGTATGCTCGTCTCGGTCAACTCCCCTCGCAGGACCAGGGACGGTTGGCGCTCATTGTCCGCCCGGGAACCAATTCGCTGCTGCGCACGCCGGAATCCTCGTCCGACGACAACCGGCTGGTGGAAAGGCGAGAATTCTATCTGGCGGAAAACGGACCGGCGCGGATAGTGGAGATTTCCGAACCGCATGGAAGCCTTGAGTCCCAATACCGCCGGTACTATGCAGATCAAGAAAATAAAGACCGCAAGAAGGGCTTGACGGAGTACGTCAAAGCGCAATATCTGGCAGACAAACTGGAAAAGCTGGACCGGTCTGATCCGTCGGATCTGTCAAAACAGTTCAGGCTTGAGTTGGAGGTGGTCAAAGCCAAGCGTGCCTACACTGAACTTGATGGCGCCGTGGCTGCGATTCGCCTGGACACGCTTTATGATCGCCTTCCGCGAGAACTTCAGCAGCGCGAGGAAGAACCGAACAAGAGCACGGAGACGTCCACCGGAAAGCCCAAGAAGAAACGCACCGCCGATTATCAGTTGGGGCACGCCTTTGCCACCGAGTGGCAATACACGATTTTCCCCCCGGCGGGTTTCCGCCCCAAGCCGCTCCCCCCAAACGTCAAGCTCTCGCTGGGTCCTGCCGTCCTCACCGAGGAGTTCTCAGGGGACAAGGGTGGAGTGGTCCACGCGTTGATTCGGTTTGACACCGTGAAGCGCCGTCTCTCCGTTTCGGAAGCGACCGAGATGCGAAACCGAATTGCTCAATCGCACGAAGAGAGAGCCATTCTCATTTACTTCGAACCGGTCGCCCGGGCGCTGTTCAATGAAGGAAAGGTCCGAGAGTCCTTCCAGGCGTACCGGGATCTCGTCGCCCAACATCCCAAGGAGGCTGTCCACCATCTCCAGATTGCGGGGGCACTCCTCGCCGCAGGGATGGGGGAAGCAGCGCGCGAGGAGGCACGGCTGGCGGTAAGACTGGAGCCGGGTTCAGCCCTGGCCCAGAAGACGCTAGCAGAAATCCTGGAGCACGATCTCGTGGGACGAAACCTCCGCCACGGCAGCGACTACGCGGGAGCCGTCGCAGCCTCTCGTGCGGCCGAGAAGCTCGATCCCGATGATAAAGCCATCGCGGGAAACCTCGCGATCCTGCTCGAATACAACCGCGATGGGATGCGGTACGGCCCCGGGGCCATGCTCAAAGAGTCCATCGCCGAGTACCAGAGCCTGAGCCGGGAGGAATTGACCCGGCTGGGACTCCAGAACAATCTGGCTTACACCCTCATGTATGCCGGTGAGTTTGCGGAGGCTCGAAAAAATGCCGAGCCATTGAACCCTCCCCCCACGGCCCTGATCGTGGCCTGTGAGGCCGCCCTGAATGGACCCCAGGCGGGCATGACCGAAGCCAACAAGCGGAGCAACGGGGAGGCCGAATTGAAACAAACCCTCAAGACCGCCGGAGAAATGCTGTTCAATCTCCGCAAGTACTCCACGGCAGCCGATCTCATGTCGGCGGGAGCCGCGGGAGATACCGCTTCTCAGACGGTCGCTTTGGCTTCGACGCTGAGGAAATTGCGGCCTCATGAGTCCCTCCATTTCAGCGATGACCCCAGCGGGACCGTCCTGCAGTTCTTCCTGGCGCTGACCAACGAAGATCTCAATATGGAAAAAATACTCAGCTTTGCAAGTCGTAACGGGCGGGCCGGCATGCTGCTGGATGACAAGGAAGAGCCCGACAAATCCTTGAAGGAAGCGCGGGAGTTGAGAAGAACTCTCAAACGCTCCGGTTTGTCGATCGATGTCATGATCGACCTGATGATGCAAAACATCGAGCCGAAGGCGGAAGGGGATGACGCTTCCGGGTACCGAGTGACTCTGCGTATCCCCGGCACTAAGGATATGCCGATGTTCGTTGTAAAAGAGGAGGGGAAATACAAGGTTCTTGATTCTTCCAAAGACCCGAACGCGCTCGGACTGGAGCTGCTGGATCGTCTGGCGGTGAATAACCTTGCCGGCGCACGCGTTTTGCTGGACTGGCTGCGCGAGGCTCAGCATCTGGAGGGAGGCGACGATCCCCTCGCCGGCACCGCATTCCCCCGGTTGTGGACAAGAGGCAAAGAGGCTGACGCCAACCAGATGAGGCGCGCGGCGGCGGCTATCCTGGTTCAAACCAAATCGACCTCTCAGCAAGGCGTCTCAATCCTCGAGGCGGCGCGGAATTCGGCCGGGAGCGATGCCGAGAAGCTGAATATCGCGATTGGATTGCTTCAGGGCTACAACAATCTGGAGGATTACGAAGGGCTGTTCAAGGTGTCCTCCGAATTGGCAAAGCTGTATCCCGAATCGAGGCGGGCGTTTCTTGATGAATCGCTCGCCTTGCTGGGGCTCCGGCGTTTCCAGGACGCCGACAAGGGCGCCAACGAAAGACTCAAACGTATGCCGGGGGACTTGGATGCCATGCGCGTTCTGGTGGGATCGGCGGTCGCTCGCGAAGATTATGTGCTCGCCCACGATTTGGGCCGCAAGATTGTGGATGCCGGGAAAGCCGAGTTCCAGGACCTCAACTCTTTGGCTTGGAGTGCCCTCTATACCGGCAAGGTGGTCAACGATGACATCGAGGACGCCATTAAGGCATCGCAAATGAGCAAGAATGATGCCCACGTGTTGCATACCCTCGGCTGCGTATACGCCGAGGTGGGTAAAACCAAGGAAGCCCGCGAGTTGCTGATCCAGGCCATGGACCTTCTGAACCTCGACGAGCCCGATCCGGACTACTGGTACGCTTTCGGACGCATCGCAGAACAATACGGAGTGCGGGAGGTCGCCCTGGCGAACTATGCCCGCGTCGAGAAGCCCAAGAAAGCGAGGGCAATCCCCGGTTCTTCTTATCGCCTCGCGCAGAACCGGCTGAAGAATCTCGGAAGCCCCGCAAATGAGCCCACTCCGAACGTGAAATAA